Proteins from a single region of Paraburkholderia sp. PGU19:
- a CDS encoding NAD(P)H-dependent oxidoreductase, producing MKIFHVDSSAKRERSNSRALSRQFLKNLRAEGVDVEVDYLDVTVDTPPHVTEAFAIATYKEEHERTAEMRATLAASDALCQRLLEADAFVFAMPMYNWSMPSAFKAFIDSATRPGITYKKSADGNIVGQLNRQKVLFITTRGADLRPGTPFSSMDALTPALKAAFAFIGANDPRFVDAQPLQFSDQEARIEALKRAHAELAGVAADWAAWERARIGSELQETA from the coding sequence ATGAAAATTTTCCATGTCGATTCGAGCGCCAAGCGCGAACGGTCCAATTCCCGCGCACTGTCGCGCCAGTTCCTTAAGAACCTGCGCGCCGAAGGTGTGGATGTCGAAGTCGACTATCTGGATGTCACGGTCGATACGCCGCCGCACGTCACCGAGGCCTTTGCCATCGCGACCTACAAGGAAGAACACGAGCGCACGGCCGAGATGCGCGCGACGCTGGCCGCCTCCGACGCGCTCTGCCAGCGACTGCTCGAAGCCGACGCCTTCGTGTTTGCGATGCCGATGTACAACTGGTCGATGCCTTCGGCATTCAAGGCTTTCATCGACAGCGCCACGCGTCCCGGCATTACCTACAAGAAGAGCGCTGACGGGAACATCGTGGGCCAGTTGAACCGCCAGAAGGTGTTGTTCATCACGACGCGCGGCGCAGATTTGCGTCCCGGCACGCCGTTTTCGTCGATGGATGCGCTGACCCCGGCGCTCAAAGCCGCATTTGCTTTCATCGGTGCCAACGATCCGCGCTTCGTTGACGCGCAGCCATTGCAGTTCTCCGATCAGGAAGCGCGCATCGAGGCGCTGAAGCGCGCGCACGCCGAACTGGCAGGCGTCGCAGCCGACTGGGCCGCATGGGAGCGCGCGCGCATCGGCAGCGAGTTGCAAGAGACAGCGTAA
- a CDS encoding Rrf2 family transcriptional regulator → MSHISAGVEYGLHCLLFLTEAAPGGVPEASVRDLAELQGVPADYVAKLFTKLHKAGLVIATEGAKGGFALARPANQISVLDVVTAIDGDKSLFECREVRTRCAVFGETAPTWATSGVCSIHAVMQNAEKRMREALASQSLQELAVRTTAKAPRTYGPQVVKWLDGRTTGRRRERGSRSGSTPGARS, encoded by the coding sequence ATGTCTCACATCAGCGCAGGCGTCGAATATGGGTTGCACTGCCTGCTTTTTCTGACGGAAGCGGCGCCCGGTGGCGTGCCCGAAGCGAGTGTGCGCGATCTGGCGGAACTGCAAGGCGTGCCCGCCGACTATGTAGCGAAGCTGTTTACGAAATTGCATAAAGCGGGGCTGGTCATTGCTACGGAAGGGGCGAAGGGTGGTTTTGCACTCGCGCGTCCGGCAAACCAGATTTCGGTGCTCGACGTGGTGACGGCGATCGATGGCGACAAGTCCTTGTTCGAGTGCCGTGAAGTGCGCACGCGCTGCGCGGTGTTCGGCGAGACGGCACCAACGTGGGCGACGAGCGGCGTGTGCTCGATTCATGCCGTGATGCAGAACGCCGAGAAGCGCATGCGCGAGGCGCTGGCGTCGCAATCGCTGCAGGAGCTGGCGGTCCGCACGACGGCGAAGGCGCCCCGCACCTATGGGCCGCAAGTCGTGAAGTGGCTGGACGGCCGCACGACGGGCCGGCGGCGCGAGCGCGGTTCGCGCAGTGGTTCAACGCCCGGCGCGCGCTCCTGA